A genome region from Paracoccus stylophorae includes the following:
- the rplP gene encoding 50S ribosomal protein L16, whose amino-acid sequence MLQPKRTKFRKQHKGRIHGNAKGGFDLNFGSFALKAVEPERVTARQIEAARRAITRHMKRQGRVWIRIFPDVPVSSKPTEVRMGKGKGSVDFWAARVHPGRIMFEIDGVGDDIAREALRLGAMKLPVQTRIVERADW is encoded by the coding sequence ATGCTGCAACCGAAACGGACGAAGTTCCGCAAACAGCACAAGGGCCGGATCCACGGCAACGCCAAGGGCGGGTTCGACCTGAACTTCGGCTCCTTCGCGCTGAAGGCGGTCGAGCCCGAGCGTGTCACCGCCCGCCAGATCGAGGCGGCACGCCGCGCGATCACCCGCCACATGAAGCGTCAGGGCCGGGTCTGGATCCGGATCTTCCCGGACGTGCCGGTATCGTCGAAGCCGACGGAAGTCCGGATGGGCAAGGGCAAGGGCTCGGTCGATTTCTGGGCCGCCCGCGTGCATCCCGGCCGCATCATGTTCGAGATCGACGGCGTGGGCGACGACATCGCCCGCGAGGCGCTGCGTCTGGGCGCGATGAAGCTGCCGGTCCAGACCCGCATCGTCGAGCGCGCGGACTGGTAA
- the rpsC gene encoding 30S ribosomal protein S3 gives MGQKVNPIGMRLQVNRTWDSRWYADDKDYGDLLLEDLKIRDFIKQEAKQAGISRVIIERPHKKCRVTIHAARPGVIIGKKGADIEELRKKLANFTDSELHLNIVEVRKPEVDAALVAESIAQQLERRVSFRRAMKRAVQNAMRMGALGIRVNVAGRLGGAEIARTEWYREGRVPLHTLRADIDYSLAEASTPYGIIGVKVWIFKGEIMEHDPQAHDRRAAEAQEGPAPRGPRRDAR, from the coding sequence ATGGGTCAGAAGGTCAACCCGATCGGAATGCGCCTGCAGGTCAACCGCACCTGGGACAGCCGCTGGTATGCCGATGACAAGGATTATGGCGATCTGCTGCTTGAAGACCTGAAGATCCGGGACTTCATCAAGCAAGAGGCCAAGCAGGCCGGCATCAGCCGCGTCATCATCGAGCGTCCGCACAAGAAGTGCCGCGTGACCATCCATGCCGCGCGGCCCGGTGTGATCATCGGCAAGAAGGGCGCCGATATCGAGGAACTGCGCAAGAAGCTGGCGAACTTCACCGACAGCGAACTGCACCTGAACATCGTCGAGGTCCGCAAGCCCGAAGTCGATGCGGCCCTGGTCGCCGAATCGATCGCGCAGCAGCTTGAGCGCCGGGTCTCGTTCCGGCGTGCGATGAAACGTGCGGTGCAGAACGCGATGCGCATGGGTGCCCTGGGCATCCGCGTCAACGTCGCCGGCCGTCTGGGCGGCGCCGAGATTGCGCGGACCGAATGGTATCGCGAGGGCCGTGTGCCGCTGCATACGCTGCGCGCCGATATCGACTATTCGCTGGCCGAAGCCTCGACCCCTTACGGGATCATCGGGGTGAAGGTGTGGATCTTCAAGGGCGAGATCATGGAGCATGACCCGCAGGCCCATGACCGCCGCGCCGCCGAGGCGCAGGAAGGTCCGGCCCCGCGCGGTCCGCGCCGCGACGCCCGGTAA
- the rplV gene encoding 50S ribosomal protein L22, with protein MGKENNPRRVAENEAFAKTKMLRTSPQKLNLVAQLIRGKKVDRALADLTFSHKRIAGDVRKCLQSAIANAENNHGLDVDNLVVAEAWVGKNLVMKRGRPRARGRYGKIMKPFSEITIKVRQVEEQA; from the coding sequence ATGGGTAAGGAAAACAATCCGCGCCGCGTGGCGGAGAACGAGGCCTTCGCCAAGACGAAGATGCTTCGCACCTCGCCGCAGAAGCTGAACCTTGTGGCGCAGCTGATCCGGGGCAAGAAAGTCGATCGTGCGCTGGCCGATCTGACCTTCTCGCACAAGCGGATCGCCGGCGACGTCAGGAAGTGTCTTCAGTCTGCCATCGCGAACGCCGAGAACAATCACGGGCTGGACGTCGACAACCTGGTCGTCGCCGAAGCCTGGGTCGGCAAGAACCTGGTGATGAAGCGTGGCCGTCCGCGGGCACGCGGCCGCTATGGCAAGATCATGAAGCCGTTTTCGGAAATCACCATCAAGGTGCGCCAAGTCGAGGAGCAAGCGTAA
- the rpsS gene encoding 30S ribosomal protein S19 has product MARSVWKGPFVDAYVLRKAEKAREAGRSDVIKIWSRRSTILPQFVGLTFGVYNGQKHIPVNVSEEMIGQKFGEYSPTRTYYGHAADKKAKRK; this is encoded by the coding sequence ATGGCACGTTCTGTTTGGAAGGGCCCCTTTGTTGATGCCTATGTGCTCAGGAAAGCGGAAAAGGCGCGCGAGGCCGGCAGGTCCGACGTCATCAAGATCTGGTCGCGTCGTTCGACCATCCTGCCGCAATTCGTCGGTCTGACCTTCGGCGTCTATAACGGGCAAAAACATATCCCCGTGAATGTCAGCGAAGAGATGATCGGCCAGAAATTCGGTGAATATTCGCCCACGCGGACCTATTACGGTCACGCGGCGGACAAGAAAGCCAAGAGGAAGTAA
- the rplB gene encoding 50S ribosomal protein L2 produces the protein MALKSYKPTTPGQRGLVLIDRSELWKGRPVKSLTEGLTKKGGRNNTGRITMRRQGGGAKRLYRIVDFRRSKFDVTAVVERIEYDPNRTAFIALISYEDGERAYILAPQRLAVGDKIVAGTKVDVKPGNAMPFSGMPIGTIVHNVELKPGKGGQIARSAGTYAQFVGRDGGYAQIRLSSGELRMVRQECMATIGAVSNADHSNQDLGKAGRNRHKGIRPSVRGVAMNPIDHPHGGGEGRTSGGRTPVTPWGKDTKGKKTRTNKSTDKYILRSRHARKGR, from the coding sequence ATGGCATTGAAGTCGTATAAACCGACGACGCCTGGCCAGCGCGGGCTGGTTCTGATCGACCGTTCGGAGCTTTGGAAAGGGCGCCCTGTCAAATCCCTCACCGAGGGTCTGACCAAGAAGGGCGGCCGGAACAACACCGGACGGATCACCATGCGTCGCCAGGGCGGCGGGGCAAAGCGTCTGTATCGCATCGTCGATTTCAGGCGCAGCAAGTTCGACGTGACCGCGGTGGTCGAGCGGATCGAATACGATCCCAACCGCACCGCGTTCATCGCGCTGATCAGCTATGAGGATGGCGAGCGCGCCTATATCCTGGCGCCGCAGCGTCTGGCGGTGGGCGACAAGATCGTCGCCGGCACCAAGGTCGACGTGAAGCCCGGCAACGCCATGCCCTTCAGCGGCATGCCGATCGGCACGATCGTCCACAATGTCGAGCTGAAGCCCGGCAAGGGCGGCCAGATCGCGCGTTCGGCCGGCACCTATGCCCAGTTCGTCGGCCGCGACGGCGGCTATGCCCAGATCCGCCTGTCCTCGGGCGAGTTGCGCATGGTCCGTCAGGAATGCATGGCCACCATCGGCGCGGTGTCGAATGCCGATCATTCGAACCAGGATCTGGGCAAGGCGGGCCGCAACCGCCACAAGGGCATTCGTCCTTCGGTGCGCGGCGTCGCGATGAACCCGATCGACCACCCGCATGGCGGCGGCGAAGGCCGCACCTCGGGCGGGCGCACACCGGTCACGCCCTGGGGCAAGGACACCAAGGGCAAGAAGACCCGTACGAACAAGTCGACCGACAAGTATATCCTGCGGTCGCGTCATGCACGGAAGGGGCGTTAA
- a CDS encoding 50S ribosomal protein L23, with protein sequence MSAKAEHYDVIVKPVITEKATLTSENNGVVFQVANDATKPQIKEAVEALFGVKVKAVNTTITKGKQKRFRGQLGRRSDVKKAYVTLEEGNTIDVSTGL encoded by the coding sequence ATGAGCGCGAAAGCGGAACATTACGACGTCATCGTCAAGCCGGTGATCACCGAAAAGGCGACGCTGACCTCGGAAAACAACGGCGTTGTCTTTCAGGTCGCCAACGACGCCACCAAGCCGCAGATCAAGGAAGCGGTCGAGGCGCTGTTCGGCGTCAAGGTGAAGGCGGTCAACACCACCATCACCAAGGGCAAGCAGAAACGCTTTCGGGGCCAGCTTGGCCGCCGCAGCGATGTGAAGAAGGCCTATGTGACCCTGGAAGAGGGGAACACTATCGACGTGTCCACCGGACTCTGA
- the rplD gene encoding 50S ribosomal protein L4 — protein sequence MKLDVITLDAGKAGSIELADEVFGLSPRGDLLQRVVRWQRAKAQQGTHSTLGRSDVSYSTKKIYRQKGTGGARHGSRGAPIFRKGGIYKGPVPRSHAFDLPKKVRALGLKHALSAKANAGELVVVEDLNLSDAKTAAVAKAVKENGWKRVLVIDGAEVNEGFARAARNLDGVDILPSIGANVYDILKRDTLVITRAGVEALEARLK from the coding sequence ATGAAACTCGACGTGATCACGCTGGATGCCGGCAAGGCCGGGTCCATCGAGCTGGCCGACGAGGTGTTCGGCCTGTCGCCGCGCGGCGATCTGCTGCAGCGCGTGGTGCGCTGGCAGCGCGCCAAGGCGCAGCAGGGCACCCATTCGACCCTGGGTCGGTCGGACGTGTCCTATTCGACCAAGAAGATCTATCGCCAGAAGGGCACCGGCGGCGCACGCCACGGGTCCCGCGGCGCGCCGATCTTCCGCAAGGGCGGCATCTACAAGGGTCCGGTCCCGCGCTCGCACGCGTTCGACCTGCCCAAGAAGGTGCGCGCCCTGGGCCTGAAACACGCCCTGTCGGCGAAAGCCAATGCGGGCGAGCTGGTGGTGGTCGAGGATCTGAACCTGTCCGACGCCAAGACCGCCGCCGTCGCCAAGGCCGTCAAGGAAAACGGCTGGAAGCGCGTGCTGGTGATCGACGGTGCCGAAGTCAACGAAGGCTTCGCCCGCGCCGCCCGCAACCTTGACGGCGTGGACATCCTGCCGTCGATCGGCGCCAACGTCTATGACATCCTGAAGCGTGACACGCTTGTGATCACGCGGGCGGGTGTCGAAGCTCTGGAGGCTCGTTTGAAATGA
- the rplC gene encoding 50S ribosomal protein L3 yields the protein MLRTGVIAKKLGMTRLFLEDGRQVPVTVLQLDNLQVVDQRTAERDGYTAVQLGAGVAKAKRTTAALRGHFAKASVAPKRKIAEFRVAEENLINVGEEITADHYFAGQFVDIAGTSIGKGFAGAMKRHNFGGLRASHGVSISHRSHGSTGQCQDPGKVFKGKKMAGHLGAVRVTTQNLQVVRTDADRGLIMVKGSVPGSKGGWVTIKDAVKKTVPENVIYPAALKSAAEEAKRAAEEAAAQAAAEEEAARKAAEAEAAAAEEAALKEAEASIEADKADDGDAAPEGDKE from the coding sequence ATGCTGCGTACTGGTGTTATCGCCAAGAAACTGGGCATGACCCGGCTGTTCCTTGAGGACGGTCGTCAGGTTCCGGTTACCGTCCTGCAACTGGACAATCTTCAGGTCGTGGATCAGCGCACCGCCGAGCGTGACGGCTATACCGCCGTCCAGCTTGGCGCCGGCGTCGCCAAGGCCAAGCGCACGACTGCCGCTCTGCGCGGTCATTTCGCGAAAGCCTCGGTCGCGCCCAAGCGCAAGATCGCGGAATTCCGGGTGGCCGAGGAAAACCTGATCAATGTCGGTGAGGAAATCACGGCTGACCATTACTTTGCCGGTCAGTTCGTGGACATCGCCGGCACGTCGATCGGCAAGGGCTTTGCGGGCGCGATGAAGCGGCACAACTTTGGCGGCCTGCGCGCCAGCCACGGCGTGTCGATCAGCCACCGCTCGCATGGGTCGACCGGTCAGTGTCAGGACCCGGGCAAGGTGTTCAAGGGCAAGAAGATGGCCGGTCATCTGGGTGCCGTGCGCGTCACGACCCAGAACCTGCAGGTCGTGCGCACCGATGCCGACCGCGGCCTGATCATGGTCAAGGGGTCGGTTCCCGGCTCGAAAGGGGGCTGGGTGACGATCAAGGATGCGGTCAAGAAGACCGTGCCCGAGAACGTGATCTATCCCGCCGCGCTGAAATCGGCCGCCGAAGAGGCCAAGCGCGCCGCCGAGGAAGCCGCCGCGCAGGCCGCCGCCGAGGAAGAAGCCGCCCGCAAGGCCGCCGAAGCCGAAGCCGCCGCCGCCGAAGAAGCCGCGCTGAAGGAAGCCGAAGCCTCGATCGAGGCCGACAAGGCCGATGACGGCGACGCCGCGCCCGAAGGAGACAAGGAATGA
- the rpsJ gene encoding 30S ribosomal protein S10: MQSQNIRIRLKAFDYRVLDASTQEIVNTAKRTGATVRGPIPLPNKIEKFTVLRGPHIDKKSRDQWEIRTHKRLLDIVDPTPQTVDALMKLDLAAGVDVEIKV, from the coding sequence ATGCAAAGCCAGAATATCCGCATCCGGCTGAAGGCTTTCGATTACCGCGTGCTGGACGCCAGCACCCAGGAAATCGTCAACACTGCCAAGCGCACCGGCGCGACCGTTCGCGGCCCGATTCCGCTGCCGAACAAGATCGAGAAATTCACCGTCCTGCGCGGTCCGCATATCGACAAGAAGTCGCGCGACCAGTGGGAAATCCGCACGCACAAGCGGCTGCTGGACATCGTCGATCCGACGCCGCAGACCGTTGACGCCCTGATGAAGCTCGACCTCGCCGCCGGCGTGGATGTCGAGATCAAGGTCTAA
- the tuf gene encoding elongation factor Tu, translating to MAKAKFERNKPHVNIGTIGHVDHGKTTLTAAITKYFGDFRAYDSIDGAPEEKARGITISTAHVEYETDARHYAHVDCPGHADYVKNMITGAAQMDGAILVVNAADGPMPQTREHILLGRQVGIPYMVVYLNKVDQVDDEELLELVEMEVRELLTSYDYPGDDIPIVKGSALAALEGRDPEIGENSIRELLKAVDDYIPTPERAVDQPFLMPIEDVFSISGRGTVVTGRVERGAVNVGDELEIVGIRPTKKTTCTGVEMFRKLLDRGEAGDNIGALLRGIDRDGVERGQVLCKPGSVKPHTKFEAEAYILTKEEGGRHTPFFANYRPQFYFRTTDVTGTVKLPEGTEMVMPGDNLKFEVELIAPIAMEEKLRFAIREGGRTVGAGVVSKIIE from the coding sequence ATGGCAAAGGCAAAGTTTGAACGCAACAAACCGCACGTCAACATCGGGACGATCGGTCACGTCGACCACGGCAAGACGACGCTGACGGCTGCGATCACGAAGTATTTCGGCGATTTCCGGGCCTACGATTCGATCGACGGCGCGCCCGAGGAGAAGGCGCGCGGGATCACCATCTCGACCGCGCATGTGGAATACGAGACCGACGCGCGCCATTACGCGCATGTCGACTGCCCGGGCCACGCCGACTATGTCAAGAACATGATCACCGGCGCGGCGCAGATGGACGGCGCGATCCTGGTGGTGAACGCCGCCGACGGCCCGATGCCGCAGACGCGCGAGCATATCCTGCTGGGCCGCCAGGTCGGCATCCCCTACATGGTCGTCTATCTGAACAAGGTCGACCAGGTCGATGACGAGGAATTGCTGGAACTGGTCGAGATGGAGGTGCGCGAGCTGCTGACCAGCTACGACTATCCGGGCGACGACATTCCGATCGTCAAGGGCTCGGCGCTGGCGGCGCTGGAAGGCCGCGATCCCGAGATCGGCGAGAACTCGATCCGCGAGCTGCTGAAGGCGGTGGACGACTATATCCCGACGCCCGAACGGGCGGTGGACCAGCCGTTCCTGATGCCGATCGAGGACGTGTTCTCGATCTCGGGCCGCGGCACGGTCGTGACCGGCCGGGTCGAGCGTGGCGCGGTGAACGTGGGCGACGAGCTGGAGATCGTCGGCATCCGTCCGACGAAGAAGACCACCTGCACCGGCGTCGAGATGTTCCGCAAGCTGCTGGACCGCGGCGAGGCGGGCGACAATATCGGCGCGCTGCTGCGCGGCATCGACCGCGACGGGGTCGAGCGTGGGCAGGTTCTGTGCAAGCCCGGTTCGGTCAAGCCGCACACCAAGTTCGAGGCCGAAGCCTATATCCTGACCAAGGAAGAGGGCGGCCGCCACACGCCGTTCTTCGCCAATTATCGTCCGCAGTTCTATTTCCGCACGACGGACGTGACCGGGACGGTGAAGCTGCCCGAGGGCACGGAAATGGTGATGCCGGGCGACAACCTGAAATTCGAGGTCGAACTGATCGCGCCCATCGCGATGGAAGAAAAGCTGCGCTTCGCCATCCGCGAAGGCGGCCGCACCGTCGGCGCCGGCGTGGTGTCGAAAATCATCGAGTGA
- the fusA gene encoding elongation factor G — MAREYPLRRYRNFGIMAHIDAGKTTTTERILFYTGKNHKLGETHDGASTMDWMEQEQERGITITSAATTTFWQRQEDPTADGTSDTKYRFNIIDTPGHVDFTIEVERSLAVLDGAIALLDANAGVEPQTETVWRQADRYKVPRLVFVNKMDKIGADFFNCVKMIKDRTGGTPCPIALPIGAEDKLEGIVDLIKMEEWIWKGEDLGASWIRQPIRDELKDLAEEWRSNLVELAVEQDDEAMEAYLEGNEPDEQTLRNLIRKGTLSLSFFPVLAGSAFKNKGVQPLLNAVIDFLPAPIDVPVLKGFSPDDESEERNIERPADDDAPFSALAFKIMNDPFVGSLTFTRIYSGSLKKGDSIVNSTKGKRERIGRMMMMHSVSREEIDEAFAGDIIALAGLKETTTGDTLCDASKQVVLETMTFPDPVIEIAVEPKSKADQEKMGLALQRLAAEDPSFRVETDLESGQTIMKGMGELHLDILVDRMKREFKVEANIGAPQVAYRETISQQAEIDYTHKKQTGGTGQFARIKLVITPTEPGEGYSFESKIVGGAVPKEYIPGVEKGIRSVMDSGPLAGFPVIDFKVALIDGAFHDVDSSVLAFEIASRAAMREGLRKAGAKLLEPIMKVEVVTPEEYTGSIIGDLTSRRGMVRGQDTRGNANVIDAFVPLANMFGYINNLRSMSSGRAVFTMQFDHYEAVPQNISDEIQKKYA, encoded by the coding sequence ATGGCACGCGAGTACCCGCTTCGGCGTTACCGCAATTTCGGCATCATGGCCCATATCGATGCCGGCAAGACGACCACGACCGAGCGTATCCTGTTCTACACCGGCAAGAACCACAAGCTTGGCGAGACCCATGACGGGGCCTCGACGATGGACTGGATGGAGCAGGAGCAGGAGCGGGGCATCACCATCACCTCGGCCGCGACGACCACCTTCTGGCAGCGTCAGGAAGACCCGACCGCCGACGGCACCTCGGACACCAAGTATCGCTTCAACATCATCGACACGCCCGGCCACGTCGATTTCACCATCGAGGTCGAACGCTCGCTGGCCGTTCTGGACGGGGCCATCGCGCTGCTGGACGCCAATGCCGGGGTCGAGCCGCAGACCGAGACCGTCTGGCGGCAGGCCGACCGCTACAAGGTGCCGCGCCTGGTGTTCGTCAACAAGATGGACAAGATCGGCGCCGACTTCTTCAACTGCGTGAAGATGATCAAGGACCGCACCGGCGGCACGCCGTGCCCCATCGCGCTGCCCATCGGGGCCGAGGACAAGCTGGAAGGCATCGTCGATCTGATCAAGATGGAAGAATGGATCTGGAAGGGCGAGGATCTGGGCGCAAGCTGGATCCGCCAGCCGATCCGCGACGAGTTGAAGGATCTGGCCGAGGAATGGCGGTCGAACCTGGTCGAACTGGCGGTCGAGCAGGACGACGAGGCGATGGAAGCCTATCTGGAAGGCAACGAACCCGATGAGCAGACCCTGCGGAACCTGATCCGCAAGGGCACACTGTCGCTGTCGTTCTTCCCGGTGCTGGCCGGATCGGCGTTCAAGAACAAGGGCGTGCAGCCGCTGCTGAACGCCGTGATCGACTTTCTCCCGGCGCCCATCGACGTTCCGGTCCTGAAGGGCTTCAGCCCCGACGACGAATCGGAAGAGCGCAACATCGAACGTCCGGCGGACGACGACGCGCCCTTCTCGGCACTGGCGTTCAAGATCATGAACGACCCGTTCGTCGGCTCGCTGACCTTCACGCGGATCTATTCGGGTTCGCTGAAGAAGGGCGATTCGATCGTCAACTCGACCAAGGGCAAGCGCGAGCGCATCGGCCGGATGATGATGATGCATTCCGTCAGCCGCGAAGAGATCGACGAGGCGTTCGCCGGCGACATCATCGCGCTGGCCGGCCTGAAAGAGACGACGACCGGCGACACGCTGTGCGACGCCTCCAAGCAGGTGGTGCTGGAAACCATGACCTTCCCCGATCCGGTGATCGAGATCGCGGTCGAGCCGAAATCCAAGGCCGACCAGGAAAAGATGGGTCTGGCGTTGCAGCGTCTGGCGGCCGAAGATCCGTCCTTCCGCGTCGAGACCGATCTGGAATCGGGCCAGACGATCATGAAGGGGATGGGCGAACTTCACCTCGACATCCTGGTCGACCGCATGAAGCGCGAATTCAAGGTCGAGGCGAATATCGGCGCGCCGCAGGTGGCTTACCGGGAAACGATCAGCCAGCAGGCCGAGATCGACTATACGCACAAGAAGCAGACCGGCGGCACCGGGCAGTTCGCGCGCATCAAGTTGGTCATCACCCCGACCGAGCCGGGCGAGGGTTACAGCTTCGAATCGAAGATCGTCGGCGGCGCCGTGCCCAAGGAATATATTCCGGGCGTCGAGAAGGGCATCAGGTCGGTGATGGATTCCGGTCCGCTGGCCGGCTTCCCGGTGATCGACTTCAAGGTCGCGCTGATCGACGGTGCGTTCCACGATGTCGACTCGTCGGTGCTGGCGTTCGAGATCGCCTCGCGCGCCGCGATGCGCGAAGGTCTGCGCAAGGCCGGCGCCAAGCTGCTGGAACCGATCATGAAGGTCGAGGTGGTCACGCCCGAGGAATATACGGGTTCGATCATCGGCGACCTGACCAGCCGTCGCGGCATGGTTCGCGGTCAGGACACGCGCGGCAACGCGAACGTCATCGACGCCTTCGTGCCGCTGGCCAACATGTTCGGCTATATCAACAATCTGCGTTCGATGTCCTCGGGTCGCGCCGTGTTCACCATGCAGTTCGACCATTACGAGGCCGTGCCGCAGAACATCTCGGACGAAATCCAGAAGAAATACGCATAA
- the rpsG gene encoding 30S ribosomal protein S7 produces MSRRHAAEKREILPDAKYGDRVLTKFMNNLMVDGKKSVAERIVYNALERVEGRLKREPIEVFHEALDNVKPSVEVRSRRVGGATYQVPVEVRPIRREALAIRWLIIAAKNRNEHTMEERLAGELADAVNGRGTAVKKREDTHKMADANKAFSHYRW; encoded by the coding sequence ATGTCCCGTCGTCACGCCGCTGAAAAGCGCGAAATCCTGCCCGACGCCAAATATGGCGATCGCGTGCTGACCAAGTTCATGAACAACCTGATGGTTGACGGCAAGAAATCGGTTGCCGAACGCATCGTCTATAACGCGCTTGAGCGCGTCGAAGGCCGACTGAAGCGCGAGCCGATCGAAGTCTTCCACGAGGCGCTGGACAACGTGAAGCCCTCGGTCGAGGTGCGTTCGCGCCGCGTCGGCGGTGCCACCTATCAGGTTCCGGTCGAGGTTCGCCCGATCCGCCGCGAGGCGCTGGCGATCCGCTGGCTGATCATCGCGGCGAAGAACCGCAACGAACACACCATGGAAGAGCGCCTTGCCGGCGAGCTGGCCGATGCCGTCAACGGCCGCGGCACCGCCGTGAAGAAGCGCGAAGACACCCACAAGATGGCCGACGCCAACAAGGCGTTCAGCCACTACCGCTGGTAA
- the rpsL gene encoding 30S ribosomal protein S12 yields the protein MPTIQQLIRKPRQPRVQRSKSMHLQGCPQKRGVCTRVYTTTPKKPNSAMRKVAKVRLTNGFEVISYIPGEKHNLQEHSVVLIRGGRVKDLPGVRYHILRGVLDTQGVKDRRQRRSKYGAKRPK from the coding sequence ATGCCGACGATTCAACAGCTGATCCGCAAACCGCGGCAGCCCAGGGTGCAGCGCAGCAAGTCGATGCACCTGCAAGGATGCCCGCAAAAGCGCGGCGTCTGCACGCGCGTCTATACCACGACGCCGAAAAAGCCGAACTCGGCCATGCGCAAGGTGGCCAAGGTCCGCCTGACGAATGGTTTCGAAGTCATCTCCTATATTCCGGGCGAAAAGCACAATCTGCAGGAACACAGCGTGGTTCTGATCCGCGGCGGCCGTGTGAAGGACCTTCCGGGCGTCCGTTACCACATCCTGCGCGGTGTGCTGGATACGCAGGGCGTCAAGGATCGTCGCCAGCGTCGTTCGAAATACGGCGCCAAGCGTCCGAAGTAA
- a CDS encoding putative rhamnosyl transferase, which produces MMRVQMLGLCRFSYLGGRGFQVRHDNMQDRRAFLYDPGRLSRRWFWFRHVTLPGLLAQSDPDFTLVIMTGPDLPQPFLDRLRDLVERVPQFRLALIPPMDRHLDACLAATEPHIEPDADVVGHFRQDDDDAVAIDYVRDARGDFQVLEPIWQRRRRLSCDYSRGLVLKAARQGVSVEARMIHNAVAALTVYLPPDARRSVMHFPHWKIGLSMPGVTMPAKPMFVRLLNHDNDSGAIGSGYGWNAGDPPDWQGLLEDRFRIDLAQLDRAARDHALPGADRPNWGR; this is translated from the coding sequence ATGATGCGCGTGCAGATGCTGGGCCTGTGCCGCTTCTCCTATCTGGGCGGGCGCGGATTTCAGGTCCGCCACGACAACATGCAGGACCGGCGCGCGTTTCTGTATGACCCCGGCCGGCTGTCCCGGCGCTGGTTCTGGTTCCGGCACGTGACCCTGCCTGGCCTGCTGGCTCAGTCCGATCCCGATTTCACCCTGGTCATCATGACCGGCCCCGACCTGCCGCAGCCGTTTCTGGACCGGTTGCGCGATCTGGTCGAACGGGTGCCGCAGTTCCGGCTTGCGCTGATCCCGCCGATGGACCGGCATCTGGACGCATGCCTTGCCGCGACCGAACCGCATATCGAGCCGGACGCCGACGTGGTCGGACATTTTCGGCAGGACGACGACGATGCCGTTGCCATCGACTATGTCCGCGATGCGCGCGGCGATTTTCAGGTGCTGGAACCGATCTGGCAGCGCCGAAGGCGGCTGTCCTGCGACTACTCGCGCGGACTGGTGCTGAAGGCGGCGCGGCAGGGCGTCTCGGTCGAGGCGCGGATGATCCATAACGCGGTGGCGGCGCTGACGGTCTATCTGCCGCCCGATGCGCGCCGCAGCGTGATGCATTTCCCGCACTGGAAGATCGGGCTGTCGATGCCCGGCGTGACGATGCCGGCCAAGCCGATGTTCGTGCGCCTGCTGAACCACGACAACGATTCCGGTGCGATCGGGTCGGGCTACGGCTGGAACGCAGGCGATCCGCCGGACTGGCAGGGGCTGCTGGAAGACCGGTTCCGCATCGACCTTGCACAGCTTGACCGGGCGGCGCGCGACCACGCCCTGCCGGGGGCCGACCGACCGAACTGGGGGCGCTGA